The Buchnera aphidicola (Cinara pseudotaxifoliae) genomic interval TGCATTTTCCGGTTTATCATAATTTATCATATTAACTTTTAATAAAGCAAAATAACGTTCGCCTTCTTTAGGAGGTCTAATTTTACCAGAAATTGTATCTCCTGTTCTTAAATTAAAACGACGAATTTGACTAGGAGATACGTAAATATCGTCAGGTCCAGCTAAATAAGAACTATCTGCAGATCTCAAAAAACCAAAACCATCCTGTAAAATTTCTAAAACACCATCTCCAAATATATCTTCTCCACTTTTTGAATGTTGTTTCAGTATAGAAAAAATTATATCTTGTTTACGTATACGTGCTAAATTTTCAAGACCTATCCTTTCACCTAAAATAATAAGTTTTGATACTGATGTATTTTTTAATTTGGTAAGATTCATAATAGGGAGTTTTTTAATCCATTTAAAAAAAAATATAAAATATTTAATGTACAATAATAAATTTATATAAATATATATACAGTAAAGTATGTGTAAATTTGGTGTTTTTAAAAAAAATAAATATATAGTTCATCACAAATAATTATATTATTTGTTTTGCTATACCGGATAATTGAAAACAAATAAAAAAAAAGATTTTAATGTAACAATTTTTTATCTAAAAAATTTTTCAATTCCATTTTTGATACAACACCTATTTTAGTTCCTACAATTTGATTTTTATTAAATAATAATAAAGTCGGAATACCTTTAATAGAATATTTTATTGGTATTTTTTTATTCATATCAATGTTAATTTTTCCTACAATCATTCGTTCAAAATATTCATT includes:
- the trxA gene encoding thioredoxin; translated protein: MKITKIIELTDKNFKKEVFSSKKYVLVDFWADWCGPCKILSPILEDIANEYFERMIVGKINIDMNKKIPIKYSIKGIPTLLLFNKNQIVGTKIGVVSKMELKNFLDKKLLH